In Drosophila yakuba strain Tai18E2 chromosome X, Prin_Dyak_Tai18E2_2.1, whole genome shotgun sequence, a single genomic region encodes these proteins:
- the LOC6539987 gene encoding myotubularin-related protein 4 isoform X1, which yields MDFMVPIHTMSDGSPPPSICFIRAAESYPKSQMEKEDSQLLVPFQELAGESIKYLGRTDDGILALSNYRIFLSKLSTGYETYVPLGLIETVQVRDLFQLIVNCKDASTVRCSFPSAEQCSDWQRRIHLMIGVPESLETLFAFPFYSWTCDVIGSGNGSGIGSGQANGNGLVAKDRALHNGSAKPAATVTAANPLPDPASDTISAAMSNRLQRSVRYESDFKNEVARLGFDLKGSWRISTANADFKLCPSYPPKLLVPCCITDEMLHNVANFRGSRRLPAVVWRHQKSGAILARCSQPEVGWLGWRNTRDEQLLKALADACAFDRGEHARHSNSANAKAQPTKGSKETNGQSGLSGKSSPSLDDSSHEELTLDEIKKILIVDARSYTSAVTNRARGGGCECIEYYPCAEIEFMNLGNIHAIRKSFHAVRQLCASSSDDPNWYGQLEKTMWMQHLSGLLGATMTVVHTIEKNGRPVLVHCSDGWDRTPQIVATAQLCLDPYYRTVEGFRVLVEREWLNFGHKFADRSGNGPNSDEVNERCPVFLQWLDLVHQIHRQYPCSFEFSISYLIKLAQHSLSCLFGTFLCNSLRERIENSVFDRTFSVWPFLAETMYRNPLYKHETEKVLWPAHSVRFLYFWSDVYLGSLGNKNGTDLPLLSNERQSGHNGLMAKTRSSEDLTTNELGQSTISRRSSDPNLTVESIVTDCFNANSNSMFDIRSEANNSVSANVQECPSVKDSKEVELDVTDATEIGPCGRSNNPIPEFHNDQSTASNRDILEVETQSQRRSSLEFSHQQIPGSGRPVFIFGSSENDPNPVPSKSEDTSDICRALWHGAIETSTDTLIPAEPVQIPNSDNSSRDHITPPMELVIGDKKLEPTTTVQTSKISQSYNNLPKVHIRPNAVICPQRVDAFPHHLDLQVPRETTGNPDRCKPDKLAKDANSNGALLASDGYHAEESLFMSPDLQRFVGQSPFDAPSTGGRIRRNTFGSSYSRDMKFTAENGSAHQFPSSGIISLPPTPFQERAQFTISCPDGLAHGLSEQNIRLHQIVQEHKLREEMLLREIHGMRLALLEKGCPSCNSIVSTNMEHENGSDIVENASTCSWEAVEERSGPPSYAPSSIQEKKASSVLWVPDHAVSRCSSCQTEFWLGRRKHHCRSCGEIFCADCSEFWAPLPNEKLFNPVRLCGSCYTTVTTNVQEYAAVPAESESQVKDEEASSANS from the exons ATGGATTTTATGGTG CCGATTCACACAATGTCCGATGGATCGCCGCCTCCATCGATTTGCTTTATCCGTGCTGCCGAATCGTATCCAAAATCACAAATGGAGAAGGAAGACTCCCAGCTGCTCGTCCCGTTTCAAGAGT TGGCCGGCGAATCGATTAAGTACCTGGGACGCACGGATGATGGCATTCTCGCCCTGTCCAATTACCGGATATTCCTCTCCAAGCTGTCAACCGGCTATGAGACCTACGTTCCACTGGGCCTAATCGAAACCGTACAGGTGCGGGATTTGTTCCAGCTGATTGTCAACTGCAAGGATGCCAGCACTGTGCGGTGCTCCTTTCCGTCAGCGGAACAGTGCTCCGACTGGCAACGCCGGATCCATCTTATGATCGGGGTTCCCGAATCACTGGAAACACTCTTTGCCTTTCCATTTTACTCCTGGACCTGCGATGTGATCGGAAGTGGTAATGGAAGCGGAATCGGAAGTGGCCAGGCGAACGGAAACGGCCTAGTGGCCAAGGATCGCGCGCTACACAATGGCTCTGCTAAGCCCGCAGCCACCGTCACAGCGGCCAATCCTTTGCCCGATCCTGCCAGCGATACCATCTCTGCCGCCATGAGCAACCGCCTGCAACGATCCGTGCGCTATGAAAGCGACTTTAAGAACGAGGTTGCCCGCTTGGGATTCGATCTGAAGGGCTCGTGGCGCATCTCAACGGCCAATGCCGATTTCAAGCTCTGTCCCTCGTATCCACCCAAATTGCTTGTGCCCTGCTGCATCACCGATGAAATGCTTCACAACGTGGCCAACTTCCGGGGTTCGCGAAGGCTACCGGCTGTCGTCTGGCGGCACCAAAAGTCGGGTGCCATCTTGGCCCGGTGCAGCCAGCCGGAGGTCGGTTGGCTTGGCTGGCGCAACACACGGGACGAGCAGCTCCTCAAGGCACTCGCCGATGCATGTGCCTTTGACAGGGGCGAACACGCCAGGCATTCCAACAGCGCCAATGCAAAGGCGCAACCAACAAAGGGCTCCAAGGAGACCAACGGCCAGTCGGGTTTATCCGGCAAGAGTTCGCCATCTCTGGACGATTCCTCGCATGAGGAACTCACGCTGGATGAAATCAAG AAAATCCTCATTGTAGATGCTCGCAGCTACACCTCCGCAGTTACAAATCGTGCCAGAGGTGGCGGATGTGAGTGCATCGAGTACTATCCCTGTGCAGAGATAGAGTTTATGAACCTGGGCAATATCCACGCCATTCGAAAAAGTTTTCACGCTGTCCGACAGCTTTGCGCGTCGTCTTCAGATGATCCCAA CTGGTACGGACAGTTGGAGAAAACCATGTGGATGCAGCACCTTTCGGGCCTGTTGGGAGCCACCATGACCGTTGTGCATACCATCGAGAAGAATGGACGTCCCGTCCTTGTGCACTGCTCAGATGGTTGGGATCGCACTCCACAGATCGTGGCCACGGCACAACTGTGTTTGGATCCCTACTACAGAACTGTCGAG GGGTTCCGCGTTTTGGTCGAGCGTGAATGGCTGAACTTTGGGCACAAATTCGCCGATCGTTCCGGAAATGGTCCCAATTCCGATGAAGTTAACGAGCGATGTCCAGTTTTTCTGCAGTGGCTTGATCTGGTGCATCAAATACACAGGCAGTATCCATGCAGTTTTGAGTTCAGTATAAGCTACTTG ATCAAACTGGCGCAACATTCGTTGTCCTGTCTGTTCGGCACGTTCCTATGTAATTCGCTCAGAGAACGCATCGAGAATTCAGTTTTCGACCGAACGTTTTCCGTGTGGCCATTTTTAGCGGAAACTATGTATAGAAATCCTCTCTATAAGCATGAGACTGAAAAG gtTCTTTGGCCGGCGCACAGTGTGcggtttttatatttttggtcTGATGTATACCTTGGTAGTTTAGGGAACAAAAATGGAACTGATCTGCCATTACTAAGTAATGAAAGACAGAGCGGACACAATG GCCTCATGGCGAAGACACGATCTTCAGAAGACTTAACAACGAATGAGTTGGGACAGAGCACCATTTCCAGGAGGTCTAGTGATCCTAACCTGACCGTTGAATCCAT TGTTACAGATTGCTTCAATGCAAACAGCAACTCAATGTTTGACATACGATCTGAGGCCAACAACAGTGTTAGCGCAAACGTCCAAGAATGTCCAAGTGTTAAAGACTCCAAAGAAGTAGAGCTGGACGTAACGGATGCAACTGAAATAGGTCCATGTGGCCGTTCAAATAATCCCATTCCAGAGTTTCATAACGACCAAAGCACAGCTTCTAACCGTGATATATTGGAAGTGGAAACACAATCGCAAAGGCGAAGTTCCTTGGAGTTCTCACATCAACAGATACCTGGATCCGGGCGACCTGTCTTCATTTTCGGTTCATCCGAAAACG ATCCAAATCCAGTTCCTTCAAAATCTGAAGACACAAGTGATATTTGTCGCGCCCTATGGCATGGCGCTATTGAAACCAGCACTGATACCCTTATTCCCGCGGAGCCCGTACAAATACCAAACAGCGACAATAGCAGTAGAGACCACATAACACCCCCAATGGAATTGGTTATTGGTGATAAAAAGCTGGAGCCGACTACCACTGTCCAAACCAGTAAAATCAGTCAGAGCTACAATAATTTGCCCAAGGTACACATAAGACCGAATGCCGTGATATGCCCGCAGCGAGTAGACGCTTTTCCACATCACCTGGACCTACAAGTGCCAAGGGAGACGACGGGAAACCCGGACCGTTGCAAGCCGGATAAGTTAGCCAAAGATGCGAATTCCAATGGAGCCCTGCTGGCATCCGATGGCTACCACGCAGAGGAAAGTCTCTTCATGTCTCCCGACCTCCAGCGATTCGTGGGCCAGTCGCCATTCGATGCTCCCTCTACGGGCGGACGAATACGGCGAAATACCTTCGGCTCGAGCTACAGTCGCGACATGAAATTCACAGCAGAAAACGGCAG CGCACACCAATTCCCTTCGTCGGGCATCATATCGTTGCCCCCAACACCATTTCAGGAGAGGGCGCAGTTCACTATATCCTGTCCAGATGGCCTGGCTCATGGACTCAGCGAACAAAATATAAGACTCCACCAAATCGTACAAGAACACAAG CTACGTGAGGAAATGCTTCTGCGAGAAATTCACGGTATGCGGCTGGCTTTGTTGGAAAAAGGTTGCCCCAGTTGCAACAGCATCGTTTCGACAAATATGGAACAT GAAAATGGATCGGATATCGTTGAAAATGCTTCAACATGTTCCTGGGAAGCCGTCGAAGAACGTAGCGGTCCCCCATCGTATGCACCTTCCTCGATCCAAGAGAAAAAAGCCTCCAGTGTCCTATGGGTACCAGATCATGCCGTTTCACGTTGCTCTAGTTGTCAAACTGAGTTCTGGCTTGGACGAAGAAAACATCATTGTCG ATCATGTGGAGAAATTTTTTGTGCTGACTGCTCGGAATTTTGGGCGCCGTTGCCAAACGAAAAGCTTTTTAATCCAGTTAGGCTATGTGGATCTTGCTACACGACCGTCACAACAAATGTCCAAGAGTATGCTGCAGTACCTGCAGAATCCGAATCCCAGGTGAAGGACGAGGAGGCGTCTTCTGCGAATTCCTAA
- the LOC6539987 gene encoding myotubularin-related protein 3 isoform X3 — protein MDFMVPIHTMSDGSPPPSICFIRAAESYPKSQMEKEDSQLLVPFQELAGESIKYLGRTDDGILALSNYRIFLSKLSTGYETYVPLGLIETVQVRDLFQLIVNCKDASTVRCSFPSAEQCSDWQRRIHLMIGVPESLETLFAFPFYSWTCDVIGSGNGSGIGSGQANGNGLVAKDRALHNGSAKPAATVTAANPLPDPASDTISAAMSNRLQRSVRYESDFKNEVARLGFDLKGSWRISTANADFKLCPSYPPKLLVPCCITDEMLHNVANFRGSRRLPAVVWRHQKSGAILARCSQPEVGWLGWRNTRDEQLLKALADACAFDRGEHARHSNSANAKAQPTKGSKETNGQSGLSGKSSPSLDDSSHEELTLDEIKKILIVDARSYTSAVTNRARGGGCECIEYYPCAEIEFMNLGNIHAIRKSFHAVRQLCASSSDDPNWYGQLEKTMWMQHLSGLLGATMTVVHTIEKNGRPVLVHCSDGWDRTPQIVATAQLCLDPYYRTVEGFRVLVEREWLNFGHKFADRSGNGPNSDEVNERCPVFLQWLDLVHQIHRQYPCSFEFSISYLIKLAQHSLSCLFGTFLCNSLRERIENSVFDRTFSVWPFLAETMYRNPLYKHETEKVLWPAHSVRFLYFWSDVYLGSLGNKNGTDLPLLSNERQSGHNGLMAKTRSSEDLTTNELGQSTISRRSSDPNLTVESIVTDCFNANSNSMFDIRSEANNSVSANVQECPSVKDSKEVELDVTDATEIGPCGRSNNPIPEFHNDQSTASNRDILEVETQSQRRSSLEFSHQQIPGSGRPVFIFGSSENDPNPVPSKSEDTSDICRALWHGAIETSTDTLIPAEPVQIPNSDNSSRDHITPPMELVIGDKKLEPTTTVQTSKISQSYNNLPKVHIRPNAVICPQRVDAFPHHLDLQVPRETTGNPDRCKPDKLAKDANSNGALLASDGYHAEESLFMSPDLQRFVGQSPFDAPSTGGRIRRNTFGSSYSRDMKFTAENGSAHQFPSSGIISLPPTPFQERAQFTISCPDGLAHGLSEQNIRLHQIVQEHKLREEMLLREIHGMRLALLEKGCPSCNSIVSTNMEHIMWRNFLC, from the exons ATGGATTTTATGGTG CCGATTCACACAATGTCCGATGGATCGCCGCCTCCATCGATTTGCTTTATCCGTGCTGCCGAATCGTATCCAAAATCACAAATGGAGAAGGAAGACTCCCAGCTGCTCGTCCCGTTTCAAGAGT TGGCCGGCGAATCGATTAAGTACCTGGGACGCACGGATGATGGCATTCTCGCCCTGTCCAATTACCGGATATTCCTCTCCAAGCTGTCAACCGGCTATGAGACCTACGTTCCACTGGGCCTAATCGAAACCGTACAGGTGCGGGATTTGTTCCAGCTGATTGTCAACTGCAAGGATGCCAGCACTGTGCGGTGCTCCTTTCCGTCAGCGGAACAGTGCTCCGACTGGCAACGCCGGATCCATCTTATGATCGGGGTTCCCGAATCACTGGAAACACTCTTTGCCTTTCCATTTTACTCCTGGACCTGCGATGTGATCGGAAGTGGTAATGGAAGCGGAATCGGAAGTGGCCAGGCGAACGGAAACGGCCTAGTGGCCAAGGATCGCGCGCTACACAATGGCTCTGCTAAGCCCGCAGCCACCGTCACAGCGGCCAATCCTTTGCCCGATCCTGCCAGCGATACCATCTCTGCCGCCATGAGCAACCGCCTGCAACGATCCGTGCGCTATGAAAGCGACTTTAAGAACGAGGTTGCCCGCTTGGGATTCGATCTGAAGGGCTCGTGGCGCATCTCAACGGCCAATGCCGATTTCAAGCTCTGTCCCTCGTATCCACCCAAATTGCTTGTGCCCTGCTGCATCACCGATGAAATGCTTCACAACGTGGCCAACTTCCGGGGTTCGCGAAGGCTACCGGCTGTCGTCTGGCGGCACCAAAAGTCGGGTGCCATCTTGGCCCGGTGCAGCCAGCCGGAGGTCGGTTGGCTTGGCTGGCGCAACACACGGGACGAGCAGCTCCTCAAGGCACTCGCCGATGCATGTGCCTTTGACAGGGGCGAACACGCCAGGCATTCCAACAGCGCCAATGCAAAGGCGCAACCAACAAAGGGCTCCAAGGAGACCAACGGCCAGTCGGGTTTATCCGGCAAGAGTTCGCCATCTCTGGACGATTCCTCGCATGAGGAACTCACGCTGGATGAAATCAAG AAAATCCTCATTGTAGATGCTCGCAGCTACACCTCCGCAGTTACAAATCGTGCCAGAGGTGGCGGATGTGAGTGCATCGAGTACTATCCCTGTGCAGAGATAGAGTTTATGAACCTGGGCAATATCCACGCCATTCGAAAAAGTTTTCACGCTGTCCGACAGCTTTGCGCGTCGTCTTCAGATGATCCCAA CTGGTACGGACAGTTGGAGAAAACCATGTGGATGCAGCACCTTTCGGGCCTGTTGGGAGCCACCATGACCGTTGTGCATACCATCGAGAAGAATGGACGTCCCGTCCTTGTGCACTGCTCAGATGGTTGGGATCGCACTCCACAGATCGTGGCCACGGCACAACTGTGTTTGGATCCCTACTACAGAACTGTCGAG GGGTTCCGCGTTTTGGTCGAGCGTGAATGGCTGAACTTTGGGCACAAATTCGCCGATCGTTCCGGAAATGGTCCCAATTCCGATGAAGTTAACGAGCGATGTCCAGTTTTTCTGCAGTGGCTTGATCTGGTGCATCAAATACACAGGCAGTATCCATGCAGTTTTGAGTTCAGTATAAGCTACTTG ATCAAACTGGCGCAACATTCGTTGTCCTGTCTGTTCGGCACGTTCCTATGTAATTCGCTCAGAGAACGCATCGAGAATTCAGTTTTCGACCGAACGTTTTCCGTGTGGCCATTTTTAGCGGAAACTATGTATAGAAATCCTCTCTATAAGCATGAGACTGAAAAG gtTCTTTGGCCGGCGCACAGTGTGcggtttttatatttttggtcTGATGTATACCTTGGTAGTTTAGGGAACAAAAATGGAACTGATCTGCCATTACTAAGTAATGAAAGACAGAGCGGACACAATG GCCTCATGGCGAAGACACGATCTTCAGAAGACTTAACAACGAATGAGTTGGGACAGAGCACCATTTCCAGGAGGTCTAGTGATCCTAACCTGACCGTTGAATCCAT TGTTACAGATTGCTTCAATGCAAACAGCAACTCAATGTTTGACATACGATCTGAGGCCAACAACAGTGTTAGCGCAAACGTCCAAGAATGTCCAAGTGTTAAAGACTCCAAAGAAGTAGAGCTGGACGTAACGGATGCAACTGAAATAGGTCCATGTGGCCGTTCAAATAATCCCATTCCAGAGTTTCATAACGACCAAAGCACAGCTTCTAACCGTGATATATTGGAAGTGGAAACACAATCGCAAAGGCGAAGTTCCTTGGAGTTCTCACATCAACAGATACCTGGATCCGGGCGACCTGTCTTCATTTTCGGTTCATCCGAAAACG ATCCAAATCCAGTTCCTTCAAAATCTGAAGACACAAGTGATATTTGTCGCGCCCTATGGCATGGCGCTATTGAAACCAGCACTGATACCCTTATTCCCGCGGAGCCCGTACAAATACCAAACAGCGACAATAGCAGTAGAGACCACATAACACCCCCAATGGAATTGGTTATTGGTGATAAAAAGCTGGAGCCGACTACCACTGTCCAAACCAGTAAAATCAGTCAGAGCTACAATAATTTGCCCAAGGTACACATAAGACCGAATGCCGTGATATGCCCGCAGCGAGTAGACGCTTTTCCACATCACCTGGACCTACAAGTGCCAAGGGAGACGACGGGAAACCCGGACCGTTGCAAGCCGGATAAGTTAGCCAAAGATGCGAATTCCAATGGAGCCCTGCTGGCATCCGATGGCTACCACGCAGAGGAAAGTCTCTTCATGTCTCCCGACCTCCAGCGATTCGTGGGCCAGTCGCCATTCGATGCTCCCTCTACGGGCGGACGAATACGGCGAAATACCTTCGGCTCGAGCTACAGTCGCGACATGAAATTCACAGCAGAAAACGGCAG CGCACACCAATTCCCTTCGTCGGGCATCATATCGTTGCCCCCAACACCATTTCAGGAGAGGGCGCAGTTCACTATATCCTGTCCAGATGGCCTGGCTCATGGACTCAGCGAACAAAATATAAGACTCCACCAAATCGTACAAGAACACAAG CTACGTGAGGAAATGCTTCTGCGAGAAATTCACGGTATGCGGCTGGCTTTGTTGGAAAAAGGTTGCCCCAGTTGCAACAGCATCGTTTCGACAAATATGGAACAT ATCATGTGGAGAAATTTTTTGTGCTGA
- the LOC6539987 gene encoding myotubularin-related protein 4 isoform X2: MSDGSPPPSICFIRAAESYPKSQMEKEDSQLLVPFQELAGESIKYLGRTDDGILALSNYRIFLSKLSTGYETYVPLGLIETVQVRDLFQLIVNCKDASTVRCSFPSAEQCSDWQRRIHLMIGVPESLETLFAFPFYSWTCDVIGSGNGSGIGSGQANGNGLVAKDRALHNGSAKPAATVTAANPLPDPASDTISAAMSNRLQRSVRYESDFKNEVARLGFDLKGSWRISTANADFKLCPSYPPKLLVPCCITDEMLHNVANFRGSRRLPAVVWRHQKSGAILARCSQPEVGWLGWRNTRDEQLLKALADACAFDRGEHARHSNSANAKAQPTKGSKETNGQSGLSGKSSPSLDDSSHEELTLDEIKKILIVDARSYTSAVTNRARGGGCECIEYYPCAEIEFMNLGNIHAIRKSFHAVRQLCASSSDDPNWYGQLEKTMWMQHLSGLLGATMTVVHTIEKNGRPVLVHCSDGWDRTPQIVATAQLCLDPYYRTVEGFRVLVEREWLNFGHKFADRSGNGPNSDEVNERCPVFLQWLDLVHQIHRQYPCSFEFSISYLIKLAQHSLSCLFGTFLCNSLRERIENSVFDRTFSVWPFLAETMYRNPLYKHETEKVLWPAHSVRFLYFWSDVYLGSLGNKNGTDLPLLSNERQSGHNGLMAKTRSSEDLTTNELGQSTISRRSSDPNLTVESIVTDCFNANSNSMFDIRSEANNSVSANVQECPSVKDSKEVELDVTDATEIGPCGRSNNPIPEFHNDQSTASNRDILEVETQSQRRSSLEFSHQQIPGSGRPVFIFGSSENDPNPVPSKSEDTSDICRALWHGAIETSTDTLIPAEPVQIPNSDNSSRDHITPPMELVIGDKKLEPTTTVQTSKISQSYNNLPKVHIRPNAVICPQRVDAFPHHLDLQVPRETTGNPDRCKPDKLAKDANSNGALLASDGYHAEESLFMSPDLQRFVGQSPFDAPSTGGRIRRNTFGSSYSRDMKFTAENGSAHQFPSSGIISLPPTPFQERAQFTISCPDGLAHGLSEQNIRLHQIVQEHKLREEMLLREIHGMRLALLEKGCPSCNSIVSTNMEHENGSDIVENASTCSWEAVEERSGPPSYAPSSIQEKKASSVLWVPDHAVSRCSSCQTEFWLGRRKHHCRSCGEIFCADCSEFWAPLPNEKLFNPVRLCGSCYTTVTTNVQEYAAVPAESESQVKDEEASSANS; encoded by the exons ATGTCCGATGGATCGCCGCCTCCATCGATTTGCTTTATCCGTGCTGCCGAATCGTATCCAAAATCACAAATGGAGAAGGAAGACTCCCAGCTGCTCGTCCCGTTTCAAGAGT TGGCCGGCGAATCGATTAAGTACCTGGGACGCACGGATGATGGCATTCTCGCCCTGTCCAATTACCGGATATTCCTCTCCAAGCTGTCAACCGGCTATGAGACCTACGTTCCACTGGGCCTAATCGAAACCGTACAGGTGCGGGATTTGTTCCAGCTGATTGTCAACTGCAAGGATGCCAGCACTGTGCGGTGCTCCTTTCCGTCAGCGGAACAGTGCTCCGACTGGCAACGCCGGATCCATCTTATGATCGGGGTTCCCGAATCACTGGAAACACTCTTTGCCTTTCCATTTTACTCCTGGACCTGCGATGTGATCGGAAGTGGTAATGGAAGCGGAATCGGAAGTGGCCAGGCGAACGGAAACGGCCTAGTGGCCAAGGATCGCGCGCTACACAATGGCTCTGCTAAGCCCGCAGCCACCGTCACAGCGGCCAATCCTTTGCCCGATCCTGCCAGCGATACCATCTCTGCCGCCATGAGCAACCGCCTGCAACGATCCGTGCGCTATGAAAGCGACTTTAAGAACGAGGTTGCCCGCTTGGGATTCGATCTGAAGGGCTCGTGGCGCATCTCAACGGCCAATGCCGATTTCAAGCTCTGTCCCTCGTATCCACCCAAATTGCTTGTGCCCTGCTGCATCACCGATGAAATGCTTCACAACGTGGCCAACTTCCGGGGTTCGCGAAGGCTACCGGCTGTCGTCTGGCGGCACCAAAAGTCGGGTGCCATCTTGGCCCGGTGCAGCCAGCCGGAGGTCGGTTGGCTTGGCTGGCGCAACACACGGGACGAGCAGCTCCTCAAGGCACTCGCCGATGCATGTGCCTTTGACAGGGGCGAACACGCCAGGCATTCCAACAGCGCCAATGCAAAGGCGCAACCAACAAAGGGCTCCAAGGAGACCAACGGCCAGTCGGGTTTATCCGGCAAGAGTTCGCCATCTCTGGACGATTCCTCGCATGAGGAACTCACGCTGGATGAAATCAAG AAAATCCTCATTGTAGATGCTCGCAGCTACACCTCCGCAGTTACAAATCGTGCCAGAGGTGGCGGATGTGAGTGCATCGAGTACTATCCCTGTGCAGAGATAGAGTTTATGAACCTGGGCAATATCCACGCCATTCGAAAAAGTTTTCACGCTGTCCGACAGCTTTGCGCGTCGTCTTCAGATGATCCCAA CTGGTACGGACAGTTGGAGAAAACCATGTGGATGCAGCACCTTTCGGGCCTGTTGGGAGCCACCATGACCGTTGTGCATACCATCGAGAAGAATGGACGTCCCGTCCTTGTGCACTGCTCAGATGGTTGGGATCGCACTCCACAGATCGTGGCCACGGCACAACTGTGTTTGGATCCCTACTACAGAACTGTCGAG GGGTTCCGCGTTTTGGTCGAGCGTGAATGGCTGAACTTTGGGCACAAATTCGCCGATCGTTCCGGAAATGGTCCCAATTCCGATGAAGTTAACGAGCGATGTCCAGTTTTTCTGCAGTGGCTTGATCTGGTGCATCAAATACACAGGCAGTATCCATGCAGTTTTGAGTTCAGTATAAGCTACTTG ATCAAACTGGCGCAACATTCGTTGTCCTGTCTGTTCGGCACGTTCCTATGTAATTCGCTCAGAGAACGCATCGAGAATTCAGTTTTCGACCGAACGTTTTCCGTGTGGCCATTTTTAGCGGAAACTATGTATAGAAATCCTCTCTATAAGCATGAGACTGAAAAG gtTCTTTGGCCGGCGCACAGTGTGcggtttttatatttttggtcTGATGTATACCTTGGTAGTTTAGGGAACAAAAATGGAACTGATCTGCCATTACTAAGTAATGAAAGACAGAGCGGACACAATG GCCTCATGGCGAAGACACGATCTTCAGAAGACTTAACAACGAATGAGTTGGGACAGAGCACCATTTCCAGGAGGTCTAGTGATCCTAACCTGACCGTTGAATCCAT TGTTACAGATTGCTTCAATGCAAACAGCAACTCAATGTTTGACATACGATCTGAGGCCAACAACAGTGTTAGCGCAAACGTCCAAGAATGTCCAAGTGTTAAAGACTCCAAAGAAGTAGAGCTGGACGTAACGGATGCAACTGAAATAGGTCCATGTGGCCGTTCAAATAATCCCATTCCAGAGTTTCATAACGACCAAAGCACAGCTTCTAACCGTGATATATTGGAAGTGGAAACACAATCGCAAAGGCGAAGTTCCTTGGAGTTCTCACATCAACAGATACCTGGATCCGGGCGACCTGTCTTCATTTTCGGTTCATCCGAAAACG ATCCAAATCCAGTTCCTTCAAAATCTGAAGACACAAGTGATATTTGTCGCGCCCTATGGCATGGCGCTATTGAAACCAGCACTGATACCCTTATTCCCGCGGAGCCCGTACAAATACCAAACAGCGACAATAGCAGTAGAGACCACATAACACCCCCAATGGAATTGGTTATTGGTGATAAAAAGCTGGAGCCGACTACCACTGTCCAAACCAGTAAAATCAGTCAGAGCTACAATAATTTGCCCAAGGTACACATAAGACCGAATGCCGTGATATGCCCGCAGCGAGTAGACGCTTTTCCACATCACCTGGACCTACAAGTGCCAAGGGAGACGACGGGAAACCCGGACCGTTGCAAGCCGGATAAGTTAGCCAAAGATGCGAATTCCAATGGAGCCCTGCTGGCATCCGATGGCTACCACGCAGAGGAAAGTCTCTTCATGTCTCCCGACCTCCAGCGATTCGTGGGCCAGTCGCCATTCGATGCTCCCTCTACGGGCGGACGAATACGGCGAAATACCTTCGGCTCGAGCTACAGTCGCGACATGAAATTCACAGCAGAAAACGGCAG CGCACACCAATTCCCTTCGTCGGGCATCATATCGTTGCCCCCAACACCATTTCAGGAGAGGGCGCAGTTCACTATATCCTGTCCAGATGGCCTGGCTCATGGACTCAGCGAACAAAATATAAGACTCCACCAAATCGTACAAGAACACAAG CTACGTGAGGAAATGCTTCTGCGAGAAATTCACGGTATGCGGCTGGCTTTGTTGGAAAAAGGTTGCCCCAGTTGCAACAGCATCGTTTCGACAAATATGGAACAT GAAAATGGATCGGATATCGTTGAAAATGCTTCAACATGTTCCTGGGAAGCCGTCGAAGAACGTAGCGGTCCCCCATCGTATGCACCTTCCTCGATCCAAGAGAAAAAAGCCTCCAGTGTCCTATGGGTACCAGATCATGCCGTTTCACGTTGCTCTAGTTGTCAAACTGAGTTCTGGCTTGGACGAAGAAAACATCATTGTCG ATCATGTGGAGAAATTTTTTGTGCTGACTGCTCGGAATTTTGGGCGCCGTTGCCAAACGAAAAGCTTTTTAATCCAGTTAGGCTATGTGGATCTTGCTACACGACCGTCACAACAAATGTCCAAGAGTATGCTGCAGTACCTGCAGAATCCGAATCCCAGGTGAAGGACGAGGAGGCGTCTTCTGCGAATTCCTAA